In Prevotella sp. oral taxon 475, one DNA window encodes the following:
- the tig gene encoding trigger factor yields MNISFENADKIRGLLTLTVEEADYKDKVEKTLKDYRKKANLPGFRPGQAPMGLIKRQIGTSVKADEINRLVGEQLYNYIKENNIAVLGEPLPSEKQQPQDLEQPAPYTFVFDMAIAPEFKVELTEKDKLNYYEITVDDKMVDEQVNVFTSRAGEYEKSENYQEGDLIKGDLRELNEDGSTKEGGITVEDAIIMPQYIKVDDQKKLFDGAKLGDIITFNPKKAYPESNTEVTSLLKISKEEAEGLTADFSYQIKEISRFNKAKIDQALFDTIYGKGEVTSEEDFRKRIAEGMSKDLAQNSDYKFLVDLRAYCEKKVGKLPFAEDLLKRVMQTKNKDKGADFVEKNFENSIKELQWHLIKEQLVATTGIKVEDADVRKAAKEQARMLFAQYGMNNVTEEVLDNYVTEMMKQEERIHEWVDQAVDHKLTEALKNVVKLTKKKVSFEEFKKLMEEK; encoded by the coding sequence ATGAACATTTCATTTGAAAATGCCGATAAAATCCGCGGTTTGCTTACGCTCACCGTTGAAGAGGCTGACTACAAAGACAAAGTTGAGAAGACACTGAAAGACTATCGCAAAAAGGCTAATCTGCCAGGGTTCCGTCCGGGACAAGCTCCAATGGGGCTTATCAAACGCCAAATAGGAACTTCGGTAAAGGCGGATGAGATCAACCGGTTGGTTGGCGAACAGCTATACAATTATATAAAGGAAAACAATATCGCCGTATTGGGCGAACCGCTCCCTTCAGAAAAACAGCAACCGCAGGACTTGGAACAACCGGCTCCCTACACATTTGTGTTCGACATGGCTATTGCGCCTGAGTTTAAGGTGGAGCTGACAGAGAAAGACAAGTTGAACTACTATGAAATAACAGTAGACGACAAGATGGTGGATGAGCAGGTGAACGTGTTTACCTCGCGTGCCGGAGAATATGAAAAGTCGGAAAACTACCAAGAGGGCGATCTCATCAAAGGCGACTTGCGCGAACTGAACGAAGATGGAAGCACCAAAGAAGGCGGTATCACCGTTGAAGATGCTATTATCATGCCTCAATATATAAAGGTGGACGACCAGAAAAAACTCTTCGACGGTGCGAAATTGGGCGACATCATTACCTTCAACCCTAAAAAGGCTTATCCGGAAAGTAATACCGAGGTGACCTCTCTGCTGAAAATATCGAAAGAAGAGGCTGAGGGCCTGACGGCAGATTTCAGCTATCAGATCAAAGAAATCAGTCGTTTCAATAAGGCAAAGATAGATCAGGCACTCTTCGACACGATCTATGGCAAGGGAGAAGTGACAAGCGAAGAAGATTTCCGTAAGAGAATTGCAGAAGGAATGAGCAAAGATCTTGCGCAAAACAGTGATTATAAGTTCCTCGTCGATCTGCGTGCTTATTGCGAAAAGAAGGTGGGGAAATTGCCCTTTGCCGAAGATTTGCTGAAACGTGTAATGCAAACCAAGAACAAAGACAAAGGCGCAGACTTTGTTGAAAAGAACTTCGAAAACAGTATTAAAGAGTTGCAATGGCATCTCATCAAAGAACAGCTTGTGGCAACGACGGGCATCAAGGTGGAAGATGCTGACGTGCGGAAAGCTGCTAAGGAACAAGCACGCATGCTGTTTGCACAATACGGCATGAATAATGTAACCGAAGAGGTTCTCGACAACTATGTCACTGAGATGATGAAACAGGAAGAACGTATTCACGAATGGGTGGATCAGGCTGTGGACCACAAGCTGACGGAGGCGTTGAAGAATGTGGTGAAACTGACGAAGAAGAAAGTTTCGTTCGAAGAATTTAAGAAATTGATGGAAGAGAAATAG
- a CDS encoding phosphoethanolamine transferase: protein MSNFALHQHPNNPMTPLLIRPLREWVFFLALFSSIILMPLEAIKHLHAYPMEVAAAVLHLAAALGIAYLFTALVHGIGRAWVKRLLYVLPVWCVLLRTFLHFALKSELTPKVVMLVMETNRSEAAGFFSTFALSQGAFKSYALTLLFVVLVVTGERNRIRWGRWLQNRLNDKVLSGILLTGLAALIYTGCALPALFRCRTTAEAEWWNIRYEGYSKDELSIMTYSLFVPHLMKHEIEEGIASNERASKQRARCLLRRETDSLTLVVVIGESYIKRHAQLYGYPLPTTPHMVAEQKRGQLLAFDRYISPYNFTTEAVKALLSCNDVSKRQNWSASPLFPVVFKQAGYTVEMWDNQFNPASSVFTEYTLSGFIYHPRIRPLAYHLVESSRGTLDGDLVWRGLRHATAHPQRLRLLLFHLNGQHFDAKDKYPDTPTFNVFAAKDIPQGGPWMTRAKRQQVAEYDNATRYNDDVMGTIFNTLRNKNAAVVYLSDHGEEIYDWRDQFGRATTPEDLPEYLHSMNDIPLVVWGSAAFIRSHPHLWHDLQRATARPGMSDALCHLLFRIAHIDTPYYIAQKDISSNSWKPTLRLVYNKWDYDRHTKE from the coding sequence ATGTCGAACTTTGCACTCCATCAACACCCTAACAACCCAATGACACCTTTGCTGATACGTCCGCTCAGAGAGTGGGTTTTCTTCTTAGCCCTGTTCTCCTCCATCATTCTGATGCCGCTTGAGGCCATTAAGCATCTGCATGCCTATCCTATGGAGGTGGCGGCAGCTGTGCTTCACCTTGCAGCTGCTTTAGGAATAGCCTATCTTTTCACCGCCCTGGTGCACGGCATTGGCCGAGCATGGGTCAAAAGGCTGTTGTATGTGTTGCCGGTGTGGTGCGTTTTGTTGCGCACTTTTCTGCATTTCGCCCTCAAATCGGAACTTACGCCGAAGGTGGTGATGTTGGTGATGGAAACCAACAGAAGCGAGGCGGCCGGCTTTTTCTCCACATTCGCCCTCTCCCAAGGGGCTTTCAAGAGTTATGCACTGACGTTACTGTTTGTTGTTCTCGTGGTGACGGGCGAACGAAACCGTATTCGTTGGGGGCGATGGTTGCAAAATCGGCTGAACGACAAGGTGCTTTCGGGCATCCTCCTGACAGGTTTGGCGGCACTGATTTACACCGGTTGCGCCCTTCCGGCACTGTTTCGATGCCGTACCACGGCCGAAGCCGAATGGTGGAACATACGATATGAGGGCTATTCGAAAGACGAACTCTCGATTATGACTTACAGTTTGTTTGTTCCGCACTTGATGAAGCACGAGATAGAAGAGGGAATCGCCAGTAACGAACGGGCCTCAAAGCAGCGCGCACGGTGTCTGTTGCGGCGAGAAACCGACTCGTTGACGTTGGTAGTGGTCATCGGCGAATCGTATATCAAGCGTCATGCCCAGCTCTATGGTTACCCTCTGCCCACCACGCCGCACATGGTAGCCGAGCAGAAAAGAGGGCAGCTGTTGGCGTTCGACCGCTATATCAGTCCGTACAACTTCACCACCGAGGCCGTGAAAGCTCTACTGAGCTGCAACGATGTGTCGAAAAGGCAGAACTGGAGTGCGAGTCCTTTGTTTCCCGTCGTCTTCAAACAGGCGGGCTACACGGTGGAGATGTGGGATAATCAGTTCAATCCCGCCAGTTCTGTTTTTACCGAATACACCCTCAGCGGCTTCATCTACCATCCTCGCATTCGCCCTTTGGCCTATCATTTGGTGGAAAGCAGCCGAGGAACGCTCGACGGCGACCTCGTATGGCGCGGTCTGCGCCATGCCACCGCTCACCCGCAACGACTCCGCCTGTTGCTCTTCCATCTCAACGGGCAACATTTTGATGCCAAAGACAAATATCCCGACACGCCGACCTTCAACGTTTTTGCGGCGAAAGATATCCCGCAAGGTGGCCCTTGGATGACTCGGGCCAAACGGCAGCAGGTGGCCGAATACGACAACGCTACGCGATATAATGATGATGTGATGGGAACCATCTTCAATACCCTGCGCAATAAGAATGCAGCGGTGGTGTATCTCTCCGATCATGGCGAAGAAATCTATGACTGGCGCGACCAGTTCGGCCGAGCAACAACGCCCGAAGACTTGCCCGAATATCTGCACAGCATGAACGACATCCCCCTGGTGGTGTGGGGTTCTGCTGCTTTCATCCGCTCTCATCCCCACCTTTGGCACGACCTGCAACGGGCCACTGCTCGTCCGGGCATGTCGGATGCGCTCTGCCATCTCCTCTTTCGCATCGCCCACATCGACACACCTTATTATATAGCACAAAAAGACATCAGCAGCAACTCGTGGAAACCCACGCTAAGACTCGTCTACAATAAATGGGATTACGACCGGCATACGAAAGAATAA
- a CDS encoding GH92 family glycosyl hydrolase — MLLTHTVSARKQPADYVNAFIGTTNFGTTNPGAVCPNGLMSVVPFNVMGSANNKFDKDARWWSTPYEYHNVYFTGYSHVNLSGVGCPDLGSLLLMPTTGKLEVDYKAYGSSMTQQQASPGYYTNYLPRYDVRTEVTATPRTSMARFWFPKGKSNILLNLGEGLTNETGAMVRRVSDTEYEGVKLLGTFCYNPQAVFPIYFVMRVDTKPTAAGYWKKQRPMTGVEAEWDKDNGKYKLYTNYTKEIAGDDIGVYLNFDSHANEPVVVRMGVSFVSMANARENLDAEQKGKDFDNIKEEARNAWNKDLSRIEVEGGTEDQRTVFYTALYHALLHPNILQDVNGQYPTLETGEVKTMREGNRYTVFSLWDTYRNVHQLLTLVYPNRQRDMVRTMIDMYREHGWLPKWELYGRETYTMEGDPAIPVIVDTWLKGLRGYDINTAYEAMRKGATTPGPQNLLRPDNDDYLSLGYVPLREQYDNSVSHALEYYIADNALSRLAAALGKKADARLFYNRSLGYRHYYSKEYGTLRPILPGGKFYSPFNPKQGENFEPSPGFHEGNAWNYTFYVPHDVMGLAKLMGGQKPFVDKLQMVFDKELYDPANEPDIAYPHLFSYFKGEEWRTQKELHRLMAKYFKNAPDGIPGNDDTGTMSAWLVFNMMGFYPDCPGEPAYTLSSPVFNRITIHLDKGQWGRNALVIEAKRQQPTDIFINAITLGNKPFKGYRVSHEELLKGGHLVFQLQGERKKN, encoded by the coding sequence ATGTTGCTGACGCATACCGTCAGTGCCCGGAAACAACCCGCAGACTATGTGAACGCCTTTATCGGAACAACCAATTTCGGCACCACCAATCCCGGTGCAGTGTGCCCCAATGGCCTGATGTCGGTGGTGCCTTTCAATGTGATGGGTTCTGCCAACAATAAGTTCGACAAGGACGCACGTTGGTGGTCAACGCCCTACGAGTATCATAACGTTTACTTCACTGGCTATTCTCACGTCAACCTGAGCGGTGTTGGCTGTCCCGATTTGGGTTCGCTGCTGCTCATGCCCACAACAGGTAAGCTCGAAGTAGACTACAAAGCGTATGGCAGTTCTATGACCCAGCAGCAGGCTTCACCAGGTTATTACACCAATTACTTACCCCGTTACGACGTGCGCACCGAGGTAACGGCCACCCCACGCACCTCGATGGCGCGCTTTTGGTTCCCCAAAGGCAAGAGCAACATTTTGTTGAACCTGGGCGAAGGACTAACAAACGAAACGGGAGCGATGGTTCGTCGCGTAAGCGATACCGAATACGAGGGCGTGAAACTGCTGGGAACGTTCTGCTACAACCCACAAGCCGTGTTCCCCATCTATTTCGTTATGCGCGTAGACACTAAGCCCACGGCTGCCGGATACTGGAAAAAACAACGTCCCATGACGGGCGTAGAGGCCGAATGGGATAAGGACAACGGCAAATATAAGCTATACACCAACTACACGAAAGAGATCGCTGGCGACGACATTGGCGTGTATCTCAACTTCGACAGCCATGCCAACGAACCCGTTGTGGTACGCATGGGCGTGTCGTTTGTTAGCATGGCCAACGCCCGCGAAAACCTCGATGCCGAACAAAAGGGCAAAGATTTCGACAATATAAAGGAAGAGGCACGCAACGCTTGGAACAAAGACCTGTCACGCATAGAGGTTGAAGGTGGAACAGAAGACCAACGAACGGTGTTCTACACGGCCCTTTACCACGCCTTGTTGCACCCCAATATCTTGCAAGACGTTAATGGGCAATACCCCACACTCGAGACGGGCGAGGTGAAAACTATGCGCGAGGGCAACCGTTACACCGTGTTCTCGCTGTGGGACACCTACCGCAACGTGCACCAACTGCTCACCCTCGTCTACCCCAACCGTCAACGCGACATGGTTCGCACCATGATCGACATGTATCGCGAGCATGGTTGGCTGCCCAAATGGGAACTCTACGGCCGCGAAACCTATACCATGGAGGGCGACCCTGCCATTCCCGTCATCGTAGACACGTGGTTGAAAGGTCTTCGTGGTTATGATATCAACACGGCATACGAGGCTATGCGCAAGGGCGCAACCACTCCTGGCCCCCAAAACTTACTTCGTCCCGACAACGACGACTATCTTTCGCTGGGCTATGTGCCGCTGCGCGAACAGTACGACAACTCTGTTTCGCACGCGTTAGAGTATTATATCGCCGACAATGCTCTGTCGCGGTTGGCCGCTGCTTTGGGAAAGAAGGCCGATGCACGACTATTCTACAACCGTTCGCTGGGCTATCGCCACTATTACAGCAAAGAATACGGCACACTTAGGCCCATCCTGCCGGGCGGCAAGTTCTATTCGCCCTTCAATCCCAAACAAGGTGAGAACTTCGAGCCTAGTCCAGGCTTTCACGAAGGCAACGCTTGGAACTACACTTTCTATGTTCCGCACGACGTAATGGGGCTTGCCAAGCTGATGGGTGGACAAAAGCCCTTTGTAGATAAGCTGCAAATGGTGTTCGACAAGGAACTTTACGACCCTGCCAACGAACCCGATATTGCCTATCCGCACCTATTCTCGTACTTCAAGGGCGAAGAGTGGCGCACACAAAAAGAGCTTCATCGACTGATGGCGAAATACTTTAAGAACGCACCCGACGGCATCCCAGGCAACGACGACACAGGAACAATGTCGGCATGGCTGGTGTTTAACATGATGGGCTTTTATCCCGACTGTCCCGGCGAACCTGCCTACACGCTTTCGTCGCCCGTGTTCAACCGCATAACCATTCACTTAGACAAGGGACAATGGGGACGCAACGCGTTGGTTATCGAGGCAAAACGCCAACAGCCCACCGACATTTTCATCAACGCCATCACCCTTGGCAACAAGCCATTTAAAGGTTATCGTGTGTCGCACGAAGAACTTTTGAAGGGTGGACACCTGGTGTTTCAGTTGCAGGGAGAACGGAAGAAAAATTGA